A window of the Dermatophagoides farinae isolate YC_2012a chromosome 2, ASM2471394v1, whole genome shotgun sequence genome harbors these coding sequences:
- the Ndae1 gene encoding na[+]-driven anion exchanger 1 isoform X8 encodes MSKENSETDVAKDPGSMSNRPTSETDVEGHRVFHGYGVHVPGSGARRRPGSGGSGGHRRHKRNGSKRSKDSEDESESELMRPSDRVHFILGEDDTDGGHESHPLFSEMAELVSNNEEMEWRETARWIKFEEDVEEGGNRWSKPHVGTISLHSLFELRSCILNGTVLLDLEASSLDQIADLMLESMVQNNQLSADVIPKVKDALLRRHRHQHERRHGGDSKNRLPIIRSLADIGRNSSRSMFGSHTHSDSSMPQSPSAHSLQAQGSDGQHLSGSGASSTDLQHKLNQGFMRKIPHGSEADNILVGEIDCIDHSIAAFIRLKNACYLGDLTEVPVPTRFLFVLLGPHSIPGRYHEVGRAMATLMSDDVFHDVAYKSKSRDDLLAGVDEFLDAVTILPPGAWDPSIRIEPPVQVPSQETRKKPQENKEPELDSEEEEELERERSGLKRSGRIFGGLVNDIKRKYPWYLSDFTDAFVLQSVASIFFLYFACLTPIITFGGLLGDATGNNIATMESLLTGAICGIMYGLFSGQPLTILGSTGPVLVFETILYDFCRRHDLHYLNIRLWIGLWMAFFLLVMVALDYSALVCYITRFTEENFATLISVIFIFKAFENLFHIGKEYPVDRHPDIPKNYLCNCSIDGEMYELQRTLRNETALKECKILGGTLVGDGCMTPTYLPNVFLFSCILFTATYAISVFLKEFKTAPFFSTKVRQIISDFAVVIAIASMTAFDMWVHVPTPKLFVPAEFKPTRDDRGWLVPFFHEKNPVWLIPLCCIPACFSTILIFMDQQITAVIINRKEYRLKKGCGYHLDLFILCILVAIASVMGLPWFVAATVLAMTHVNSLKVESQTSAPGEKPQFLGVLEQRVTNIIIFLLCGLSVFFTPLLKHIPMPVLFGVFLYMGTSSLKGSQFFERILIIFMPQKYQPDYIFLRHVPTWKVHIFTLIQLLCFALLWAVKSYKKISIMFPLMLLVIVIVRKLLDFVFTRQELKILDDIMPESTKRKKIEEKELLKKNDDDSSAPGGGGVVGGVGTVAGATAGLVPNTSSGNVTIPLANGNVLKIPVNKIGTEEEKEPDINITEQLSKSNAWRSINHDTNGTTKTHGKPPTNATNGQKKKNRVNKKDAKSDEEQKRLSTMREEDDEEDCGITIKVDAPTPVPTAISSPKDESSNSNETPV; translated from the exons ATGTCTAAGGAGAATAGTGAAACTGATGTTGCTAAGGATCCGGGCTCTATGTCCAATAGACCAACATCTGAAACCGATGTTGAAG GTCATCGTGTATTTCATGGCTATGGTGTTCATGTACCAGGTTCTGGTGCAAGACGTCGTCCAGGCAGTGGCGGTAGTGGTGGCCATCGTCGCCATAAAAGAAATGGCTCGAAACGTTCAAAAGATTCGGAAGATGAATCTGAATCTGAACTTATGCGACCTT ccGATCGAGTACATTTCATCTTGGGTGAAGATGATACCGATGGTGGACATGAATCACATCCATTGTTTAGTGAAATGGCCGAATTAGTatcaaataatgaagaaatgGAATGGCGTGAAACAGCTCGTTGGATCAAATTTGAGGAAGATGTTGAAGAAGGTGGTAATCGTTGGTCTAAACCACATGTTGGCACAATTTCATTgcattcattatttgaattacGTAGCTGTATACTTAATGGTACAGTCTTGTTAGATTTGGAAGCTTCGAGTTTGGATCAGATTGCTg aTTTAATGTTAGAAAGTATGGTACAGAATAATCAATTGTCTGCCGATGTGATACCAAAAGTGAAGGATGCATTATTACGTCGACATCGACATCAACATGAACGTCGTCATGGTGGTGATTCAAAAAATCGTCTACCAATTATTCGTTCATTGGCCGACATTGGAAGAAATTCTAGTAGAAGTATGTTCGGTTCGCACA CTCATAGCGATTCATCAATGCCGCAAAGTCCAAGCGCTCATTCGTTACAAGCACAAGGTTCCGATGGACAACATTTGTCTGGTAGTGGTGCTTCTTCTACCGATCTTCAACATAAA TTGAATCAAGGATTCATGCGAAAGATTCCACATGGCAGCGAAGCAGACAATATTCTAGTTGGTGAAATCGATTGTATTGATCATTCAATCGCAGCATTTATTCGCCTTAAAAACGCTTGCTATCTTGGTGATCTTACTGAAGTGCCCGTACCGACACGTTTCTTGTTCGTCCTTCTTGGTCCACACAG CATTCCTGGACGATATCATGAAGTTGGTCGTGCAATGGCAACATTAATGTCCGATGATGTTTTTCATGATGTTGCTTATAAATCCAAATCACGTGATGATCTATTAGCTGGAGTTGACGAATTTTTGGATGCCGTTACTATATTACCACCGGGTGCTTGGGATCCATCCATTCGAATCGAACCACCGGTTCAAGTACCATCACAAGAGACACGTAAAAAACCACAGGAAAATAAAGAGCCTGAACTTGATTCTGAAGAGGAAGAAGAATTAGAACGTGAACGTTCAGGTTTAAAGAGATCTGGAAG GATTTTCGGTGGATTAGTCAATGACATCAAACGAAAATATCCTTGGTATCTTTCCGATTTCACTGATGCTTTTGTACTACAATCAGTAGCATCAATCTTTTTCCTGTATTTTGCTTGTCTGACTCCAATCATTACATTTGGTGGTTTGCTTGGAGATGCCACAGGGAACAATATt GCAACAATGGAAAGTCTATTAACTGGCGCTATTTGTGGCATAATGTATGGTCTATTTTCTGGTCAACCATTAACAATTCTGGGTAGTACTGGTCCTGTATTGGTCTTTGAAACAATCCTTTATGATTTCTGCAGACGACATGATCTACATTATTTGAACATTCGTTTATGGATCGGTTTATGGATGGCATTCTTCTTATTGGTCATGGTGGCATTAGATTATAGTGCATTAGTGTGTTACATAACTCGATTTactgaagaaaattttgccACATTGATTTCagtcattttcatctttaaagcatttgaaaat TTATTTCATATTGGCAAAGAATATCCAGTGGATAGGCATCCTGACATACCCAAGAATTATCTTTGTAATTGTTCAATAGATGGAGAAATGTATGAATTACAGCGAACGCTTAGGAATGAAACAGCACTTAAAGAATGCAAAATATTGGGCGGAACATTGGTTGGCGATGGCTGTATGACGCCTACTTATTTGCCAAATGTTTTCCTCTTTTCATGCATATTATTCACAGCAACATATGCAATCTCCGTTTTCTTGAAAGAATTCAAAACggcaccatttttttcaacaaaagtACGACAGATCATTTCAGATTTTGCTGTCGTAATTGCTATTGCTTCGATGACTGCATTTGATATGTGGGTTCATGTTCCAACACCGAAATTATTTGTACCGGCCGAATTCAAACCAACACGTGATGATCGTGGCTGGCTTGTACCGTTTTTCCATGAAAAGAATCCTGTTTGGTTGATTCCTCTATGTTGTATACCAGCCTGTTTCTCCACTATTCTCATATTTATGGATCAACAGATTACGGCTGTCATTATTAATCGCAAAGAATATCGACTCAAG AAAGGATGTGGTTATCATTTggatttgtttattttatgcATCTTGGTCGCTATTGCTTCAGTAATGGGTCTACCATGGTTTGTTGCCGCCACTGTACTTGCCATGACGCACGTCAATTCATTAAAAGTAGAATCACAAACATCAGCTCCTGGTGAAAAGCCACAATTTTTGGGTGTCCTCGAACAACGTGTGacgaatatcatcatcttcttatTATGTGGTTTGTCGGTATTTTTCACGCCATTACTCAAACATATTCCCATGCCCGTATTGTTTGGCGTATTCTTATATATGGGTACCTCTTCATTAAAAGGATCACAG TTTTTCGAACGTATCCTCATCATATTTATGCCACAAAAATACCAACCAGATTATATATTCCTACGACATGTTCCAACATGGAAAGTGCATATATTCACTTTGATCCAGCTTCTTTGCTTCGCATTATTGTGGGCAGTTAAATCATATAAAAAGATTTCAATCATGTTCCCGCTCATG TTATTAGTTATTGTCATTGTCCGTAAATTattagattttgttttcactcgTCAAgagttgaaaattttggatGACATTATGCCTGAATCGACAAAACGAAAGAAGATTGAAGAGAaagaattattgaaaaagaatgatgatgatagttcaGCACCAGGTGGTGGCGGTGTCgttggtggtgttggtaCTGTAGCTGGTGCTACTGCTGGATTAGTACCAAATACAAGCTCAGGAAATGTGACCATACCATTAGCCAATGGAAATGTATTGAAAATTCCTGTTAATAAAATCGGTACCGAAGAGGAAAAAGAACCAGATATAAACATTACTGAACAATTATCTAAATCTAATGCATGGCGTTCAATTAATCACGATACAAATGGTACAACCAAAACACATGGAAAACCACCAACCAATGCAACAAATggtcaaaagaaaaaaaatcgtgtgaataaaaaagatgCCAAAAGTGATGAGGAACAAAAACGTCTATCAACAATGAGAGAAGaggatgatgaagaagattgTGGTATAACCATAAAAGTTGATGCACCAACACCAGTGCCTACTGCAATTAGTTCACCTAAAGATGAATCGTCAAATAGTAATGAAACACCAGTTTAA
- the Ndae1 gene encoding na[+]-driven anion exchanger 1 isoform X2, whose protein sequence is MSKENSETDVAKDPGSMSNRPTSETDVEGHRVFHGYGVHVPGSGARRRPGSGGSGGHRRHKRNGSKRSKDSEDESESELMRPSDRVHFILGEDDTDGGHESHPLFSEMAELVSNNEEMEWRETARWIKFEEDVEEGGNRWSKPHVGTISLHSLFELRSCILNGTVLLDLEASSLDQIADLMLESMVQNNQLSADVIPKVKDALLRRHRHQHERRHGGDSKNRLPIIRSLADIGRNSSRSMFGSHRSLDKILSDVPPSSSSTATITTTTSSPATASSHPLPTSTTTTTSYSSPTSPIPSGIGGGHLSSLSTSSTTVSAQQQHFKGKNTLGVPARKGANISAHSDSSMPQSPSAHSLQAQGSDGQHLSGSGASSTDLQHKLNQGFMRKIPHGSEADNILVGEIDCIDHSIAAFIRLKNACYLGDLTEVPVPTRFLFVLLGPHSIPGRYHEVGRAMATLMSDDVFHDVAYKSKSRDDLLAGVDEFLDAVTILPPGAWDPSIRIEPPVQVPSQETRKKPQENKEPELDSEEEEELERERSGLKRSGRIFGGLVNDIKRKYPWYLSDFTDAFVLQSVASIFFLYFACLTPIITFGGLLGDATGNNIATMESLLTGAICGIMYGLFSGQPLTILGSTGPVLVFETILYDFCRRHDLHYLNIRLWIGLWMAFFLLVMVALDYSALVCYITRFTEENFATLISVIFIFKAFENLFHIGKEYPVDRHPDIPKNYLCNCSIDGEMYELQRTLRNETALKECKILGGTLVGDGCMTPTYLPNVFLFSCILFTATYAISVFLKEFKTAPFFSTKVRQIISDFAVVIAIASMTAFDMWVHVPTPKLFVPAEFKPTRDDRGWLVPFFHEKNPVWLIPLCCIPACFSTILIFMDQQITAVIINRKEYRLKKGCGYHLDLFILCILVAIASVMGLPWFVAATVLAMTHVNSLKVESQTSAPGEKPQFLGVLEQRVTNIIIFLLCGLSVFFTPLLKHIPMPVLFGVFLYMGTSSLKGSQFFERILIIFMPQKYQPDYIFLRHVPTWKVHIFTLIQLLCFALLWAVKSYKKISIMFPLMLLVIVIVRKLLDFVFTRQELKILDDIMPESTKRKKIEEKELLKKNDDDSSAPGGGGVVGGVGTVAGATAGLVPNTSSGNVTIPLANGNVLKIPVNKIGTEEEKEPDINITEQLSKSNAWRSINHDTNGTTKTHGKPPTNATNGQKKKNRVNKKDAKSDEEQKRLSTMREEDDEEDCGITIKVDAPTPVPTAISSPKDESSNSNETPV, encoded by the exons ATGTCTAAGGAGAATAGTGAAACTGATGTTGCTAAGGATCCGGGCTCTATGTCCAATAGACCAACATCTGAAACCGATGTTGAAG GTCATCGTGTATTTCATGGCTATGGTGTTCATGTACCAGGTTCTGGTGCAAGACGTCGTCCAGGCAGTGGCGGTAGTGGTGGCCATCGTCGCCATAAAAGAAATGGCTCGAAACGTTCAAAAGATTCGGAAGATGAATCTGAATCTGAACTTATGCGACCTT ccGATCGAGTACATTTCATCTTGGGTGAAGATGATACCGATGGTGGACATGAATCACATCCATTGTTTAGTGAAATGGCCGAATTAGTatcaaataatgaagaaatgGAATGGCGTGAAACAGCTCGTTGGATCAAATTTGAGGAAGATGTTGAAGAAGGTGGTAATCGTTGGTCTAAACCACATGTTGGCACAATTTCATTgcattcattatttgaattacGTAGCTGTATACTTAATGGTACAGTCTTGTTAGATTTGGAAGCTTCGAGTTTGGATCAGATTGCTg aTTTAATGTTAGAAAGTATGGTACAGAATAATCAATTGTCTGCCGATGTGATACCAAAAGTGAAGGATGCATTATTACGTCGACATCGACATCAACATGAACGTCGTCATGGTGGTGATTCAAAAAATCGTCTACCAATTATTCGTTCATTGGCCGACATTGGAAGAAATTCTAGTAGAAGTATGTTCGGTTCGCACA gATCATTGGACAAGATCCTGTCCGATGTtccgccatcatcatcatcaacagcaactataacaacaacaacatcatcaccggCAACAGCATCCTCACACCCATTaccaacatcgacaacaacaacaacatcatattCAAGTCCAACATCACCGATTCCTTCGGGTATCGGTGGTGgtcatttatcatcattatctacTTCATCAACTACCGTATCagctcaacaacaacatttcaaGGGCAAGAATACATTAGGTGTACCGGCACGTAAAGGTGCCAATATTTCtg CTCATAGCGATTCATCAATGCCGCAAAGTCCAAGCGCTCATTCGTTACAAGCACAAGGTTCCGATGGACAACATTTGTCTGGTAGTGGTGCTTCTTCTACCGATCTTCAACATAAA TTGAATCAAGGATTCATGCGAAAGATTCCACATGGCAGCGAAGCAGACAATATTCTAGTTGGTGAAATCGATTGTATTGATCATTCAATCGCAGCATTTATTCGCCTTAAAAACGCTTGCTATCTTGGTGATCTTACTGAAGTGCCCGTACCGACACGTTTCTTGTTCGTCCTTCTTGGTCCACACAG CATTCCTGGACGATATCATGAAGTTGGTCGTGCAATGGCAACATTAATGTCCGATGATGTTTTTCATGATGTTGCTTATAAATCCAAATCACGTGATGATCTATTAGCTGGAGTTGACGAATTTTTGGATGCCGTTACTATATTACCACCGGGTGCTTGGGATCCATCCATTCGAATCGAACCACCGGTTCAAGTACCATCACAAGAGACACGTAAAAAACCACAGGAAAATAAAGAGCCTGAACTTGATTCTGAAGAGGAAGAAGAATTAGAACGTGAACGTTCAGGTTTAAAGAGATCTGGAAG GATTTTCGGTGGATTAGTCAATGACATCAAACGAAAATATCCTTGGTATCTTTCCGATTTCACTGATGCTTTTGTACTACAATCAGTAGCATCAATCTTTTTCCTGTATTTTGCTTGTCTGACTCCAATCATTACATTTGGTGGTTTGCTTGGAGATGCCACAGGGAACAATATt GCAACAATGGAAAGTCTATTAACTGGCGCTATTTGTGGCATAATGTATGGTCTATTTTCTGGTCAACCATTAACAATTCTGGGTAGTACTGGTCCTGTATTGGTCTTTGAAACAATCCTTTATGATTTCTGCAGACGACATGATCTACATTATTTGAACATTCGTTTATGGATCGGTTTATGGATGGCATTCTTCTTATTGGTCATGGTGGCATTAGATTATAGTGCATTAGTGTGTTACATAACTCGATTTactgaagaaaattttgccACATTGATTTCagtcattttcatctttaaagcatttgaaaat TTATTTCATATTGGCAAAGAATATCCAGTGGATAGGCATCCTGACATACCCAAGAATTATCTTTGTAATTGTTCAATAGATGGAGAAATGTATGAATTACAGCGAACGCTTAGGAATGAAACAGCACTTAAAGAATGCAAAATATTGGGCGGAACATTGGTTGGCGATGGCTGTATGACGCCTACTTATTTGCCAAATGTTTTCCTCTTTTCATGCATATTATTCACAGCAACATATGCAATCTCCGTTTTCTTGAAAGAATTCAAAACggcaccatttttttcaacaaaagtACGACAGATCATTTCAGATTTTGCTGTCGTAATTGCTATTGCTTCGATGACTGCATTTGATATGTGGGTTCATGTTCCAACACCGAAATTATTTGTACCGGCCGAATTCAAACCAACACGTGATGATCGTGGCTGGCTTGTACCGTTTTTCCATGAAAAGAATCCTGTTTGGTTGATTCCTCTATGTTGTATACCAGCCTGTTTCTCCACTATTCTCATATTTATGGATCAACAGATTACGGCTGTCATTATTAATCGCAAAGAATATCGACTCAAG AAAGGATGTGGTTATCATTTggatttgtttattttatgcATCTTGGTCGCTATTGCTTCAGTAATGGGTCTACCATGGTTTGTTGCCGCCACTGTACTTGCCATGACGCACGTCAATTCATTAAAAGTAGAATCACAAACATCAGCTCCTGGTGAAAAGCCACAATTTTTGGGTGTCCTCGAACAACGTGTGacgaatatcatcatcttcttatTATGTGGTTTGTCGGTATTTTTCACGCCATTACTCAAACATATTCCCATGCCCGTATTGTTTGGCGTATTCTTATATATGGGTACCTCTTCATTAAAAGGATCACAG TTTTTCGAACGTATCCTCATCATATTTATGCCACAAAAATACCAACCAGATTATATATTCCTACGACATGTTCCAACATGGAAAGTGCATATATTCACTTTGATCCAGCTTCTTTGCTTCGCATTATTGTGGGCAGTTAAATCATATAAAAAGATTTCAATCATGTTCCCGCTCATG TTATTAGTTATTGTCATTGTCCGTAAATTattagattttgttttcactcgTCAAgagttgaaaattttggatGACATTATGCCTGAATCGACAAAACGAAAGAAGATTGAAGAGAaagaattattgaaaaagaatgatgatgatagttcaGCACCAGGTGGTGGCGGTGTCgttggtggtgttggtaCTGTAGCTGGTGCTACTGCTGGATTAGTACCAAATACAAGCTCAGGAAATGTGACCATACCATTAGCCAATGGAAATGTATTGAAAATTCCTGTTAATAAAATCGGTACCGAAGAGGAAAAAGAACCAGATATAAACATTACTGAACAATTATCTAAATCTAATGCATGGCGTTCAATTAATCACGATACAAATGGTACAACCAAAACACATGGAAAACCACCAACCAATGCAACAAATggtcaaaagaaaaaaaatcgtgtgaataaaaaagatgCCAAAAGTGATGAGGAACAAAAACGTCTATCAACAATGAGAGAAGaggatgatgaagaagattgTGGTATAACCATAAAAGTTGATGCACCAACACCAGTGCCTACTGCAATTAGTTCACCTAAAGATGAATCGTCAAATAGTAATGAAACACCAGTTTAA
- the Ndae1 gene encoding na[+]-driven anion exchanger 1 isoform X5, whose product MSKENSETDVAKDPGSMSNRPTSETDVEGHRVFHGYGVHVPGSGARRRPGSGGSGGHRRHKRNGSKRSKDSEDESESELMRPSDRVHFILGEDDTDGGHESHPLFSEMAELVSNNEEMEWRETARWIKFEEDVEEGGNRWSKPHVGTISLHSLFELRSCILNGTVLLDLEASSLDQIADLMLESMVQNNQLSADVIPKVKDALLRRHRHQHERRHGGDSKNRLPIIRSLADIGRNSSRRSLDKILSDVPPSSSSTATITTTTSSPATASSHPLPTSTTTTTSYSSPTSPIPSGIGGGHLSSLSTSSTTVSAQQQHFKGKNTLGVPARKGANISAHSDSSMPQSPSAHSLQAQGSDGQHLSGSGASSTDLQHKLNQGFMRKIPHGSEADNILVGEIDCIDHSIAAFIRLKNACYLGDLTEVPVPTRFLFVLLGPHSIPGRYHEVGRAMATLMSDDVFHDVAYKSKSRDDLLAGVDEFLDAVTILPPGAWDPSIRIEPPVQVPSQETRKKPQENKEPELDSEEEEELERERSGLKRSGRIFGGLVNDIKRKYPWYLSDFTDAFVLQSVASIFFLYFACLTPIITFGGLLGDATGNNIATMESLLTGAICGIMYGLFSGQPLTILGSTGPVLVFETILYDFCRRHDLHYLNIRLWIGLWMAFFLLVMVALDYSALVCYITRFTEENFATLISVIFIFKAFENLFHIGKEYPVDRHPDIPKNYLCNCSIDGEMYELQRTLRNETALKECKILGGTLVGDGCMTPTYLPNVFLFSCILFTATYAISVFLKEFKTAPFFSTKVRQIISDFAVVIAIASMTAFDMWVHVPTPKLFVPAEFKPTRDDRGWLVPFFHEKNPVWLIPLCCIPACFSTILIFMDQQITAVIINRKEYRLKKGCGYHLDLFILCILVAIASVMGLPWFVAATVLAMTHVNSLKVESQTSAPGEKPQFLGVLEQRVTNIIIFLLCGLSVFFTPLLKHIPMPVLFGVFLYMGTSSLKGSQFFERILIIFMPQKYQPDYIFLRHVPTWKVHIFTLIQLLCFALLWAVKSYKKISIMFPLMLLVIVIVRKLLDFVFTRQELKILDDIMPESTKRKKIEEKELLKKNDDDSSAPGGGGVVGGVGTVAGATAGLVPNTSSGNVTIPLANGNVLKIPVNKIGTEEEKEPDINITEQLSKSNAWRSINHDTNGTTKTHGKPPTNATNGQKKKNRVNKKDAKSDEEQKRLSTMREEDDEEDCGITIKVDAPTPVPTAISSPKDESSNSNETPV is encoded by the exons ATGTCTAAGGAGAATAGTGAAACTGATGTTGCTAAGGATCCGGGCTCTATGTCCAATAGACCAACATCTGAAACCGATGTTGAAG GTCATCGTGTATTTCATGGCTATGGTGTTCATGTACCAGGTTCTGGTGCAAGACGTCGTCCAGGCAGTGGCGGTAGTGGTGGCCATCGTCGCCATAAAAGAAATGGCTCGAAACGTTCAAAAGATTCGGAAGATGAATCTGAATCTGAACTTATGCGACCTT ccGATCGAGTACATTTCATCTTGGGTGAAGATGATACCGATGGTGGACATGAATCACATCCATTGTTTAGTGAAATGGCCGAATTAGTatcaaataatgaagaaatgGAATGGCGTGAAACAGCTCGTTGGATCAAATTTGAGGAAGATGTTGAAGAAGGTGGTAATCGTTGGTCTAAACCACATGTTGGCACAATTTCATTgcattcattatttgaattacGTAGCTGTATACTTAATGGTACAGTCTTGTTAGATTTGGAAGCTTCGAGTTTGGATCAGATTGCTg aTTTAATGTTAGAAAGTATGGTACAGAATAATCAATTGTCTGCCGATGTGATACCAAAAGTGAAGGATGCATTATTACGTCGACATCGACATCAACATGAACGTCGTCATGGTGGTGATTCAAAAAATCGTCTACCAATTATTCGTTCATTGGCCGACATTGGAAGAAATTCTAGTAGAA gATCATTGGACAAGATCCTGTCCGATGTtccgccatcatcatcatcaacagcaactataacaacaacaacatcatcaccggCAACAGCATCCTCACACCCATTaccaacatcgacaacaacaacaacatcatattCAAGTCCAACATCACCGATTCCTTCGGGTATCGGTGGTGgtcatttatcatcattatctacTTCATCAACTACCGTATCagctcaacaacaacatttcaaGGGCAAGAATACATTAGGTGTACCGGCACGTAAAGGTGCCAATATTTCtg CTCATAGCGATTCATCAATGCCGCAAAGTCCAAGCGCTCATTCGTTACAAGCACAAGGTTCCGATGGACAACATTTGTCTGGTAGTGGTGCTTCTTCTACCGATCTTCAACATAAA TTGAATCAAGGATTCATGCGAAAGATTCCACATGGCAGCGAAGCAGACAATATTCTAGTTGGTGAAATCGATTGTATTGATCATTCAATCGCAGCATTTATTCGCCTTAAAAACGCTTGCTATCTTGGTGATCTTACTGAAGTGCCCGTACCGACACGTTTCTTGTTCGTCCTTCTTGGTCCACACAG CATTCCTGGACGATATCATGAAGTTGGTCGTGCAATGGCAACATTAATGTCCGATGATGTTTTTCATGATGTTGCTTATAAATCCAAATCACGTGATGATCTATTAGCTGGAGTTGACGAATTTTTGGATGCCGTTACTATATTACCACCGGGTGCTTGGGATCCATCCATTCGAATCGAACCACCGGTTCAAGTACCATCACAAGAGACACGTAAAAAACCACAGGAAAATAAAGAGCCTGAACTTGATTCTGAAGAGGAAGAAGAATTAGAACGTGAACGTTCAGGTTTAAAGAGATCTGGAAG GATTTTCGGTGGATTAGTCAATGACATCAAACGAAAATATCCTTGGTATCTTTCCGATTTCACTGATGCTTTTGTACTACAATCAGTAGCATCAATCTTTTTCCTGTATTTTGCTTGTCTGACTCCAATCATTACATTTGGTGGTTTGCTTGGAGATGCCACAGGGAACAATATt GCAACAATGGAAAGTCTATTAACTGGCGCTATTTGTGGCATAATGTATGGTCTATTTTCTGGTCAACCATTAACAATTCTGGGTAGTACTGGTCCTGTATTGGTCTTTGAAACAATCCTTTATGATTTCTGCAGACGACATGATCTACATTATTTGAACATTCGTTTATGGATCGGTTTATGGATGGCATTCTTCTTATTGGTCATGGTGGCATTAGATTATAGTGCATTAGTGTGTTACATAACTCGATTTactgaagaaaattttgccACATTGATTTCagtcattttcatctttaaagcatttgaaaat TTATTTCATATTGGCAAAGAATATCCAGTGGATAGGCATCCTGACATACCCAAGAATTATCTTTGTAATTGTTCAATAGATGGAGAAATGTATGAATTACAGCGAACGCTTAGGAATGAAACAGCACTTAAAGAATGCAAAATATTGGGCGGAACATTGGTTGGCGATGGCTGTATGACGCCTACTTATTTGCCAAATGTTTTCCTCTTTTCATGCATATTATTCACAGCAACATATGCAATCTCCGTTTTCTTGAAAGAATTCAAAACggcaccatttttttcaacaaaagtACGACAGATCATTTCAGATTTTGCTGTCGTAATTGCTATTGCTTCGATGACTGCATTTGATATGTGGGTTCATGTTCCAACACCGAAATTATTTGTACCGGCCGAATTCAAACCAACACGTGATGATCGTGGCTGGCTTGTACCGTTTTTCCATGAAAAGAATCCTGTTTGGTTGATTCCTCTATGTTGTATACCAGCCTGTTTCTCCACTATTCTCATATTTATGGATCAACAGATTACGGCTGTCATTATTAATCGCAAAGAATATCGACTCAAG AAAGGATGTGGTTATCATTTggatttgtttattttatgcATCTTGGTCGCTATTGCTTCAGTAATGGGTCTACCATGGTTTGTTGCCGCCACTGTACTTGCCATGACGCACGTCAATTCATTAAAAGTAGAATCACAAACATCAGCTCCTGGTGAAAAGCCACAATTTTTGGGTGTCCTCGAACAACGTGTGacgaatatcatcatcttcttatTATGTGGTTTGTCGGTATTTTTCACGCCATTACTCAAACATATTCCCATGCCCGTATTGTTTGGCGTATTCTTATATATGGGTACCTCTTCATTAAAAGGATCACAG TTTTTCGAACGTATCCTCATCATATTTATGCCACAAAAATACCAACCAGATTATATATTCCTACGACATGTTCCAACATGGAAAGTGCATATATTCACTTTGATCCAGCTTCTTTGCTTCGCATTATTGTGGGCAGTTAAATCATATAAAAAGATTTCAATCATGTTCCCGCTCATG TTATTAGTTATTGTCATTGTCCGTAAATTattagattttgttttcactcgTCAAgagttgaaaattttggatGACATTATGCCTGAATCGACAAAACGAAAGAAGATTGAAGAGAaagaattattgaaaaagaatgatgatgatagttcaGCACCAGGTGGTGGCGGTGTCgttggtggtgttggtaCTGTAGCTGGTGCTACTGCTGGATTAGTACCAAATACAAGCTCAGGAAATGTGACCATACCATTAGCCAATGGAAATGTATTGAAAATTCCTGTTAATAAAATCGGTACCGAAGAGGAAAAAGAACCAGATATAAACATTACTGAACAATTATCTAAATCTAATGCATGGCGTTCAATTAATCACGATACAAATGGTACAACCAAAACACATGGAAAACCACCAACCAATGCAACAAATggtcaaaagaaaaaaaatcgtgtgaataaaaaagatgCCAAAAGTGATGAGGAACAAAAACGTCTATCAACAATGAGAGAAGaggatgatgaagaagattgTGGTATAACCATAAAAGTTGATGCACCAACACCAGTGCCTACTGCAATTAGTTCACCTAAAGATGAATCGTCAAATAGTAATGAAACACCAGTTTAA